One Gemmatimonadota bacterium DNA segment encodes these proteins:
- a CDS encoding Gfo/Idh/MocA family oxidoreductase produces the protein MADKIRIGIIGAGGIFRSRHFPGLAKIDDAEVVAICNRSIESGEKVIAEQDLSAEAMTDPQALLHRDDIDAVMIGTWPYKHCEFVLASLDAGKHTFVQARMAMNLREARLMYARSRESNLVTQICPAPPWKGGRFLRRLIDEGYLGDIFHVYVRDLGGRYWDTEEPLHWRQMSRYSGLNILGMGITIERVARVFGYMSTITAETEIFTRERPLPDGSGNGPVETPDMAHIIGKMENGARAAFLFSGVAQFGGSSIVEAYGSDGTLTYDMGTQIRGAKTGDRRPQQIPIPEDEAAEWTVEADFINAIKGGPQGDTSFYEGMRYMEFTEAVHRSAERGGTVRLPLVD, from the coding sequence ATGGCAGATAAAATTCGCATTGGTATTATTGGTGCGGGTGGTATTTTCCGGAGCCGACATTTTCCAGGACTGGCAAAAATTGATGATGCCGAAGTCGTGGCAATATGCAACCGCAGTATAGAAAGCGGTGAAAAGGTAATAGCCGAGCAGGACTTATCAGCCGAAGCCATGACAGACCCACAGGCCCTCTTGCACAGGGACGATATCGACGCGGTAATGATCGGCACCTGGCCGTACAAACACTGTGAATTCGTCCTCGCATCCTTAGACGCTGGCAAACACACCTTTGTACAGGCGCGCATGGCGATGAACTTGCGAGAAGCCCGATTGATGTATGCCAGAAGTCGAGAATCCAATCTCGTAACCCAAATTTGTCCAGCCCCCCCGTGGAAAGGCGGGCGTTTCTTGAGACGGCTCATAGATGAAGGATATTTGGGCGATATTTTCCACGTCTATGTTCGCGACCTGGGTGGGCGCTATTGGGATACCGAAGAGCCATTGCACTGGCGACAAATGAGCCGGTATTCGGGCCTGAATATCCTGGGAATGGGCATTACCATCGAGCGCGTGGCGCGCGTATTTGGCTATATGTCAACCATAACGGCTGAAACTGAAATTTTTACCAGAGAGCGACCACTACCCGATGGGTCTGGTAACGGGCCGGTTGAAACACCTGATATGGCGCATATCATAGGCAAAATGGAAAATGGTGCGCGTGCGGCATTTCTATTTTCGGGCGTCGCGCAATTTGGCGGAAGCTCCATCGTTGAAGCTTATGGCAGCGACGGCACATTGACCTACGACATGGGAACGCAAATCCGCGGTGCAAAAACAGGTGATCGGCGTCCGCAACAAATTCCCATCCCCGAAGATGAAGCCGCCGAATGGACTGTCGAAGCCGATTTCATCAATGCCATCAAGGGTGGGCCTCAGGGCGATACCAGCTTTTACGAAGGTATGAGATATATGGAATTTACCGAAGCTGTTCACCGCTCGGCAGAGCGCGGCGGAACCGTTCGATTGCCCCTGGTTGATTAG
- a CDS encoding ASKHA domain-containing protein produces the protein MRKPQKIDREAYQKRLDRMSEIFSDIVQHADEQAQMRCPYKNKDDECTAKFGCKFQRKPAPDRALFQCASNDNLDYRTAWETEPNAYREMKTTLKKQKNRRRKKGTGTITHMGKVQQLEARKTIFDYADDLSVRVPTSCFRSGICHECVVEIAKGEESLCPKTEAEAFLKDNYRLACQAEVVDLNAEVEFVPLRRAPQILTLSQQKEIDLDPMVTRRGDRVFYDGEDIDRFRGHIYGLAIDVGTTTIVMDLVDLESGESIAIASYENPQRFGGSDIMYRISYDGEYPNELWKTLVNAINHEILVLCEKLGFERQEIYEIVVAGNATMRDMFFRLDVQSIGQKPYKSQIEHEYLAGERKTTALYESSRRLGIRANPKARVYGMPLIASHVGGDVAADMLAVEMGAQDEIFMLVDVGTNTEVVVGNRDRLVAASCPAGPAFEGGGIACGMPGQDGAIESMAWENGQFNYRVIGNGTPQGLCGSGLIDLLAELRRHDLMTEKGVFADRKQYEMIVVPEHGIALSREDASNLAQAKAANYCGQLLVMREFGIAPDQIHRLYLSGGFANYVNVQNAIDIGFLAPVPQERIEKVGNAAILGAREVLLSRKRRGSLEHLVKRIEHVELETKPDFFDVFVEGCQFKRMTV, from the coding sequence ATGCGTAAGCCTCAAAAAATAGATCGAGAAGCCTATCAAAAGCGCCTGGATCGCATGTCTGAAATTTTTTCAGATATTGTCCAGCATGCCGACGAACAGGCGCAAATGCGCTGTCCCTACAAAAACAAGGATGACGAGTGCACGGCCAAATTTGGATGTAAATTTCAGCGTAAACCAGCGCCTGACCGGGCGCTTTTTCAATGTGCCAGCAATGATAATCTCGACTATCGCACGGCCTGGGAAACGGAGCCAAATGCCTATCGTGAGATGAAGACCACGCTCAAAAAACAAAAAAACCGTCGCCGAAAAAAGGGGACGGGCACAATTACACACATGGGCAAGGTGCAACAACTCGAAGCGCGAAAGACGATATTTGATTATGCCGACGATCTATCTGTACGAGTTCCAACATCGTGTTTCCGGTCGGGGATATGCCATGAATGCGTGGTAGAAATTGCAAAAGGCGAAGAGAGCTTATGCCCCAAAACCGAAGCTGAAGCCTTCTTAAAAGACAATTACCGATTGGCCTGTCAGGCTGAAGTCGTAGATCTGAATGCCGAAGTCGAATTTGTACCCCTGCGCCGCGCGCCTCAAATTTTGACCTTGAGCCAGCAAAAAGAAATCGATCTCGATCCCATGGTAACGCGCCGTGGTGACCGGGTATTCTACGACGGAGAGGACATCGATCGGTTTCGGGGACACATCTATGGGCTGGCAATTGATGTGGGCACCACGACAATTGTGATGGATCTCGTAGATCTGGAATCTGGCGAGAGCATTGCGATTGCATCTTATGAAAATCCCCAGCGCTTTGGCGGCAGCGATATCATGTATCGCATTTCCTATGACGGCGAATATCCAAATGAACTGTGGAAGACACTGGTAAATGCGATCAACCACGAAATTCTCGTACTATGTGAAAAATTGGGTTTTGAACGGCAAGAAATTTACGAAATTGTCGTCGCAGGCAATGCCACCATGCGGGATATGTTCTTCAGGCTCGATGTGCAGAGTATCGGGCAAAAACCCTATAAATCTCAAATAGAACACGAATATCTGGCCGGAGAGCGAAAGACAACCGCCCTCTATGAGAGCAGCAGGCGATTGGGCATTCGGGCAAATCCCAAAGCGCGGGTATATGGCATGCCCCTTATTGCAAGCCATGTAGGCGGCGATGTCGCAGCGGACATGCTGGCCGTAGAAATGGGCGCTCAAGACGAGATATTTATGCTCGTCGATGTGGGCACCAATACCGAAGTCGTCGTGGGCAATCGAGACAGGTTGGTAGCAGCCTCTTGTCCGGCGGGACCGGCATTTGAAGGCGGCGGTATCGCCTGTGGCATGCCCGGACAAGATGGGGCGATTGAATCGATGGCGTGGGAAAATGGTCAGTTCAATTACCGCGTAATCGGCAATGGCACGCCCCAGGGATTGTGTGGCTCTGGACTGATCGATTTGTTGGCCGAGCTTCGACGGCATGATTTGATGACAGAAAAAGGGGTATTTGCCGACCGCAAGCAATATGAAATGATCGTAGTGCCCGAACACGGCATTGCGCTATCGCGCGAAGACGCGAGCAACCTGGCGCAGGCCAAGGCCGCAAATTACTGTGGGCAGTTACTCGTCATGCGCGAATTTGGCATTGCCCCCGATCAGATCCATCGGCTTTATCTATCTGGCGGATTTGCCAATTACGTCAATGTGCAAAATGCGATTGACATCGGTTTTCTCGCACCCGTGCCACAAGAACGCATCGAAAAGGTGGGAAATGCCGCGATATTGGGCGCGCGAGAAGTATTGCTCTCGCGGAAACGACGCGGGAGTTTAGAGCACCTTGTGAAACGGATTGAGCATGTGGAACTGGAGACAAAGCCAGACTTTTTTGACGTATTTGTCGAAGGGTGTCAGTTCAAGAGGATGACGGTATGA
- a CDS encoding class I SAM-dependent methyltransferase, giving the protein MRYYFRENIRRYEIMTRMGLEHWAKRTYGGTDFHDFSSRNFLEAALPRLRFETPNPTALELGTGVGPGALFLAERGYQVTGYDLIPEAIHTAREIATLRGLSIQYEVMDVTQIPHSGNQFDLIVDSYCINHIVFVEERRSVFESVKARLKPEGYYLVSSSVYESSRHTPDMKVIDRSTGQTYDIYDNDCLYDPSTDYYYEPLEKYPSERERIEACEDTIVVNGRTYIPKRCYRDWRRLQAEVGSYGFEPIFRHGEYGESSIFIHRGSGVNLVPYERYIENSGKFDTA; this is encoded by the coding sequence ATGAGATACTACTTCCGTGAAAATATTCGGCGATACGAAATCATGACGCGGATGGGTCTGGAGCATTGGGCAAAAAGGACGTATGGAGGCACGGACTTCCACGACTTTTCATCTCGCAACTTTCTCGAAGCGGCCTTGCCGAGGCTCCGGTTTGAGACACCGAATCCAACGGCTCTCGAACTCGGAACCGGTGTGGGACCAGGCGCGTTATTTCTGGCCGAGCGGGGTTACCAGGTCACCGGTTACGACTTGATACCTGAAGCGATCCACACGGCCCGGGAAATAGCTACTCTTCGAGGTTTGTCCATTCAGTATGAGGTGATGGACGTAACCCAGATCCCGCACAGTGGAAACCAGTTCGATTTGATCGTCGACAGCTACTGCATCAATCACATCGTATTTGTAGAAGAGCGCAGATCTGTCTTCGAAAGCGTCAAGGCGCGACTGAAACCTGAGGGCTACTATCTCGTGAGTTCCTCGGTTTACGAGTCCTCCCGACATACTCCGGACATGAAAGTCATCGACAGATCAACTGGCCAAACATATGACATCTATGACAACGACTGTCTTTACGATCCGTCAACAGATTACTACTACGAACCGCTCGAAAAATACCCATCCGAACGGGAGCGGATCGAAGCGTGCGAGGACACAATTGTTGTGAATGGCAGGACCTACATTCCAAAGCGGTGTTATCGGGATTGGAGACGGCTTCAGGCCGAAGTCGGATCCTACGGATTCGAGCCCATCTTTCGCCATGGCGAATATGGCGAGAGTTCGATCTTCATCCACAGGGGGAGTGGCGTCAACCTTGTTCCCTATGAAAGATATATAGAGAACTCAGGGAAGTTCGATACAGCCTGA
- a CDS encoding dihydrodipicolinate synthase family protein → MIIDGFKGMYPALVSPRDETGAFSVSAFEKLMARIYEQGSHGVYVAGNTGEGYLMTMAERKLATEIAVKASKGHGRVVVHVGAPSERDAVELAKHAANAGADGISSLPPYVQGYRFDDILAYYSALSSAANLPVFVYYIPVVTHQEYSFEQINQMLALEGVVGIKFTNFNLFLMERILNGPHKPHIFNGHDEVALSGIAVGAQGGIGTFYNVMPAHFVGIYEAVNKRDLDTARTLQADVNELIRICQKYSGHGSVRAVLRWQGIDCGDPVKPTRPLDEEEEKALRKEIEAADIEAADLDIF, encoded by the coding sequence GTGATAATCGACGGTTTTAAGGGCATGTATCCCGCACTGGTCAGCCCCAGAGACGAGACAGGTGCATTCAGTGTCTCGGCCTTTGAAAAACTCATGGCGCGTATCTACGAACAGGGATCTCACGGCGTGTACGTGGCGGGCAACACGGGCGAAGGCTATTTGATGACAATGGCCGAACGCAAGTTGGCCACAGAAATTGCCGTCAAAGCATCAAAAGGACATGGCCGAGTAGTAGTACATGTGGGTGCCCCCTCCGAACGCGATGCCGTTGAACTCGCCAAACACGCAGCCAATGCAGGAGCCGATGGCATTTCGAGTTTGCCCCCTTATGTCCAGGGATATCGTTTTGACGACATCCTAGCGTATTACAGCGCGCTGAGTTCAGCGGCAAACTTGCCGGTCTTTGTGTATTACATCCCCGTGGTTACACATCAGGAGTATTCGTTTGAACAAATCAACCAGATGCTCGCACTCGAAGGCGTGGTGGGCATTAAGTTCACAAATTTCAACCTGTTCCTGATGGAACGCATACTCAATGGACCACATAAACCGCATATTTTTAACGGACATGACGAAGTGGCCCTATCGGGTATTGCGGTAGGCGCTCAGGGGGGAATCGGCACGTTTTACAATGTGATGCCCGCGCATTTTGTGGGCATTTACGAAGCGGTGAACAAGCGAGACCTGGACACGGCACGCACATTGCAAGCAGACGTGAATGAACTGATTCGGATTTGTCAAAAATACAGTGGACACGGCAGCGTACGCGCCGTATTGCGCTGGCAGGGAATAGACTGCGGCGACCCCGTCAAACCGACACGCCCGCTCGACGAGGAAGAAGAGAAAGCATTGCGAAAAGAAATCGAAGCAGCAGATATCGAAGCAGCAGATTTGGATATATTTTAA
- a CDS encoding corrinoid protein, which produces MAELSDVQNEFIKEEIEEFLERPDEIQRNIDLFANASPEMQAIAASLIDGAHHDVDQLTREALNAGVGALEIMDDGLIAGMGIVGIKFRENFIFVPEVLACARAMKAGMAHIEPILSASGVDPVGTVIMGTVKGDLHDIGKNLCIMMLRGAGFVVHDLGVDTSEDEFMDAVEEHEANLLGMSALLTTTMPNMGKTIEAFIDEDLRDDVKIMVGGAPVTQEFADDMGADGYGENALDCVELAVQLLKEWEAENA; this is translated from the coding sequence ATGGCTGAATTATCCGATGTTCAAAATGAGTTTATCAAAGAGGAAATAGAAGAATTTTTAGAACGCCCCGATGAGATTCAACGCAATATCGATCTGTTCGCAAACGCGAGTCCCGAGATGCAGGCAATTGCCGCTTCATTGATCGATGGCGCACATCACGATGTCGATCAATTAACGCGCGAAGCCCTAAATGCAGGCGTGGGCGCGCTGGAAATTATGGACGATGGATTGATCGCCGGCATGGGCATTGTGGGGATTAAATTTCGAGAAAATTTTATTTTTGTACCCGAAGTCCTCGCCTGCGCCCGGGCAATGAAAGCGGGGATGGCGCATATTGAGCCCATCCTGTCAGCCTCGGGCGTCGATCCTGTAGGCACAGTCATTATGGGCACGGTAAAGGGCGATTTGCACGATATTGGCAAAAATTTGTGTATCATGATGTTGCGCGGTGCCGGGTTTGTCGTCCACGACCTCGGCGTGGATACATCCGAAGACGAATTTATGGATGCTGTCGAAGAACACGAAGCCAATTTGCTCGGCATGTCGGCACTGTTGACCACGACAATGCCGAATATGGGCAAGACAATTGAGGCATTTATCGACGAAGACTTGCGAGACGATGTAAAAATCATGGTAGGTGGTGCCCCCGTGACACAGGAATTTGCCGATGACATGGGTGCGGATGGATACGGCGAAAACGCCCTGGACTGCGTGGAACTGGCTGTACAATTGTTGAAGGAGTGGGAGGCAGAGAATGCGTAA
- a CDS encoding methyltransferase yields MSVQKEIYALKRELAARYQLGEEHHNICGRKIGVTCVEDAEALFDKMQMADPDSIEIQDERLPYWATLWDSALILSDVLLADNLIAPGESLLELGCGLGLVSSIACLKRARVTATDYQPDALKFAQLNGLQIAGVAPQTMLIDWRAPPREQRYATLLGADLVYEPRFFDPLIATFDALLAPGGRVLFSEPNRILGRPFFDCLHNAGWVFSIITEREGGTVYEIVRGD; encoded by the coding sequence ATGAGCGTACAAAAAGAAATTTACGCCCTCAAACGCGAACTCGCCGCACGCTATCAACTCGGCGAAGAACATCACAATATTTGTGGGCGCAAAATAGGTGTGACGTGTGTTGAAGATGCCGAAGCACTCTTTGACAAAATGCAAATGGCCGATCCCGATAGCATTGAGATTCAGGATGAACGCCTGCCTTATTGGGCAACGCTTTGGGATTCTGCGCTTATTTTGTCCGATGTTCTGCTCGCGGATAATCTGATTGCGCCGGGCGAATCCTTGCTTGAACTCGGCTGTGGGTTGGGCCTTGTCTCATCTATTGCCTGTCTCAAACGCGCGCGTGTCACGGCTACGGATTACCAGCCCGATGCGCTCAAGTTTGCGCAACTCAATGGGTTGCAAATTGCCGGCGTCGCTCCACAGACGATGCTCATTGACTGGCGCGCCCCGCCGCGAGAACAACGCTATGCCACCTTGTTGGGCGCAGATCTCGTGTACGAACCGCGTTTTTTCGATCCTCTTATCGCCACATTCGACGCCCTTCTCGCACCGGGAGGGCGCGTTTTATTTTCTGAACCCAATCGCATCTTGGGCAGACCTTTTTTTGATTGCCTGCACAATGCGGGTTGGGTGTTTTCCATTATAACCGAGCGGGAAGGTGGAACGGTGTATGAGATCGTGAGAGGTGATTAA
- a CDS encoding homocysteine S-methyltransferase family protein: MKSFAERLADDQPMVYDGGFGSQLFAHGVNLANSSIANLSHPKEVVAVHRAYIDAGANAIGTNTFVVSPLHLEMADADEDDAEHLTELAVQHARQAVEESGKDVYVGGSIGPSPGAIEADAGDTVFGIPNVDVRLAHERVISAMVKGGVDFFVIETQFSAKEAAIAVDIARQTGLPIAVNMTYKFTKDRKTGELIYRTDWGVSPSDLLDILASGEFSDGDNLLGDVQLLGLNCGAETRNTDHTGMPYAIEGTVQMQKALGDRGIENKRLMAYPNAGLPTLDKVTKQASYSQGPEDMAQHVEDLLDVGGFLIGGCCGTTPDHIRAFRNIVDAQ, translated from the coding sequence ATGAAGTCTTTTGCAGAACGCCTCGCAGATGACCAGCCAATGGTGTATGACGGCGGATTTGGGTCTCAATTATTTGCACACGGGGTAAACCTGGCAAACAGTTCCATCGCCAATCTATCGCATCCCAAAGAGGTTGTAGCAGTACATCGCGCGTATATTGATGCGGGCGCAAATGCCATTGGCACAAACACATTTGTGGTATCCCCCCTGCATCTCGAGATGGCCGACGCCGATGAGGATGATGCCGAGCACCTGACAGAATTAGCTGTCCAACACGCCCGGCAAGCCGTTGAAGAAAGCGGGAAGGATGTTTATGTGGGTGGCTCCATCGGTCCCTCCCCCGGTGCTATCGAAGCCGATGCTGGCGATACAGTTTTTGGCATCCCCAATGTAGATGTGCGATTGGCCCACGAGCGCGTCATCTCTGCCATGGTCAAAGGCGGCGTCGATTTTTTTGTCATAGAAACGCAGTTTTCCGCCAAAGAAGCGGCAATCGCCGTTGACATTGCGCGACAAACGGGCTTGCCCATCGCCGTGAATATGACGTATAAATTCACAAAGGATCGCAAAACGGGCGAATTGATCTATCGCACGGACTGGGGGGTTTCACCCAGCGACCTACTGGACATTTTGGCAAGTGGCGAATTTTCAGACGGCGATAATCTACTCGGCGATGTGCAACTCCTGGGCCTGAACTGTGGCGCAGAAACGCGCAATACAGATCACACGGGCATGCCCTATGCAATTGAGGGCACAGTGCAGATGCAAAAAGCACTTGGGGATCGCGGCATTGAAAACAAGCGCTTGATGGCCTATCCCAATGCGGGCTTACCCACCCTGGACAAAGTCACCAAACAGGCGTCGTATTCGCAAGGACCAGAAGACATGGCCCAACACGTCGAAGACTTGTTGGACGTCGGTGGATTCTTAATAGGCGGATGTTGCGGCACAACGCCCGATCACATTCGGGCATTTCGCAATATCGTAGATGCACAATAG
- a CDS encoding HAD family hydrolase yields MIRLVAFDLDGTLLNHNNTPSDASMAAICELLDRGVAVASMSGRNFERNQIPFVSNPSVADALYAGCYNGAMVFAPKKNGTRQLMHEQRLPDDIFLSLIQYADDRLMNFVYCRCDMNSEDPCEVYITDRMTKMSREVATMTNMVYEVDADLAQRIRAKDLASPPKIMLLPKPGHADETVDELKNIFGDQIYMAWAVAGRIEIMHPDVNKGTALTAIANHIGSSLDEVMAVGDGNNDLPMLRAAGTGILMHNADAATHRAVAGGNILKTDHIENDGFAKAVRQYVLDR; encoded by the coding sequence GTGATCAGACTTGTGGCATTTGACCTGGATGGAACGCTCTTAAATCACAACAACACCCCATCGGATGCTTCGATGGCGGCGATTTGCGAATTGTTGGATCGCGGCGTGGCTGTAGCGTCTATGAGTGGGCGCAATTTCGAACGCAACCAAATTCCGTTTGTAAGCAACCCCAGCGTGGCCGACGCCCTCTATGCCGGATGTTATAATGGCGCGATGGTTTTTGCTCCCAAGAAAAATGGCACACGCCAGCTCATGCACGAACAGCGTTTGCCCGATGACATTTTCTTATCTTTGATCCAATATGCCGATGACCGGCTCATGAATTTTGTATATTGCCGCTGTGACATGAACAGCGAGGATCCTTGCGAAGTTTATATTACCGACCGCATGACAAAAATGAGCCGGGAGGTCGCCACAATGACCAATATGGTCTATGAAGTCGATGCCGACCTCGCGCAGCGAATACGCGCAAAAGACTTGGCCTCGCCCCCCAAAATAATGCTCTTGCCCAAACCCGGGCATGCCGATGAAACAGTTGATGAATTAAAAAATATATTCGGCGATCAAATTTACATGGCATGGGCCGTGGCGGGTCGCATCGAAATCATGCACCCGGATGTGAACAAAGGCACGGCACTCACAGCGATTGCCAACCATATTGGCAGCAGCCTCGATGAAGTGATGGCTGTGGGCGATGGCAATAATGATTTACCCATGTTGCGCGCAGCCGGAACCGGTATATTGATGCACAACGCAGATGCAGCAACCCATCGCGCAGTGGCCGGGGGAAATATTCTAAAAACCGACCACATTGAAAACGATGGCTTTGCCAAAGCCGTGCGCCAATATGTGCTTGATAGGTAG
- a CDS encoding ADP-ribosylglycohydrolase family protein — translation MADYWDDDIEYIEVEDMFVGALLGGAIGDSLGCFCEGWDRDRIKAVEGLTDHYRGRVNREGVLTRPAGEYTDDTQQTLVLVESIIACEKVNPEDLSNRFLAMWREGLLSMYGRAFRETLERLDQGLTWSEAASKDHPSNGAIMKIAPVGLWNWATGDNILKDAIAASHVTHQDPRAVAPAVAMAHVVGHLVTHRPLDGNEVLDVAEWSARPICESTGELIAQVGTLLTMNEEDAWAAMVKMPEAARENAIPSEAQATIVVALEAFLRSEGEFIPTVERALLTGGDVDTFAAIAGTLSGLYHGTSGLPQHLVETLVERTEIESLAHALYEKTGGAL, via the coding sequence ATGGCTGATTATTGGGACGACGATATAGAATATATCGAGGTTGAGGATATGTTTGTAGGCGCGCTACTGGGCGGGGCAATAGGCGATTCCCTGGGCTGTTTTTGTGAGGGATGGGACCGGGATCGGATCAAAGCGGTAGAAGGATTGACAGACCACTATCGGGGGCGGGTCAATCGGGAAGGCGTGTTGACGCGACCAGCAGGAGAATATACAGACGATACCCAGCAAACCCTCGTCCTCGTTGAGTCAATTATAGCGTGTGAAAAGGTCAATCCCGAAGACCTGAGCAACCGATTTTTGGCGATGTGGCGCGAGGGACTCCTGTCTATGTATGGCAGGGCCTTTCGGGAAACCCTGGAACGCCTTGATCAGGGTCTGACCTGGTCCGAAGCCGCATCGAAAGACCACCCCTCCAACGGAGCGATCATGAAAATCGCGCCAGTGGGCTTGTGGAATTGGGCAACTGGTGACAATATCCTAAAAGATGCAATTGCAGCGAGCCATGTAACGCACCAGGACCCACGCGCAGTCGCGCCTGCAGTCGCAATGGCCCATGTGGTGGGGCATCTGGTAACACATCGCCCGCTGGACGGAAATGAGGTACTGGACGTAGCCGAGTGGTCGGCCAGACCGATTTGCGAATCCACAGGCGAGTTGATCGCACAGGTGGGGACATTGCTGACAATGAACGAGGAAGATGCGTGGGCGGCCATGGTAAAGATGCCCGAAGCTGCGCGAGAAAATGCCATCCCAAGCGAAGCCCAGGCCACAATTGTCGTGGCTTTGGAGGCATTTTTGCGCTCAGAAGGAGAATTTATCCCCACAGTTGAGCGCGCGCTGCTCACGGGTGGAGATGTCGATACATTTGCGGCCATTGCCGGCACATTGAGTGGTTTATACCACGGAACATCGGGTTTGCCGCAACATCTCGTAGAAACACTGGTTGAACGCACAGAAATCGAATCACTAGCCCACGCGCTCTACGAAAAAACCGGAGGTGCCCTGTGA
- a CDS encoding MtaA/CmuA family methyltransferase, translating to MNDQTTKPMKPRDRVLAALNRAPVDRTPTCNPTSVATVELMDLVDAPFPQANRDPELMARLAATGYTELGFDTIMPVFTIIQESSALGCKIQWEQKDNWPTVQMREPIWHKADDIEIPSNLLTHPDTKCVLDAIGILRKEYGDEVAIIGKTMGPWSLAYHCFGVEDFLLLSLDDPDHTRQILDKLKEVTVAFGVAQIEAGADALTLPDHATGDLVSGDYYDRYLRELHIEFADRIPIPLILHICGRTVDRMEYIAQTGMAAFHYDSKNDPNESIDIMKEQIALVGNINNPETLFSKEPETVREEVYKNLDAGVNLIGPECAIPLQTSIENLKEIPKAVVDWHAEAESVNG from the coding sequence ATGAATGACCAGACAACAAAACCAATGAAACCGCGCGACCGCGTATTGGCCGCACTCAATCGGGCACCTGTGGATCGCACCCCAACGTGCAATCCCACTTCGGTTGCAACCGTAGAATTGATGGATCTCGTCGATGCGCCATTTCCGCAGGCGAATCGCGACCCAGAACTCATGGCGCGCCTGGCGGCAACAGGCTATACCGAACTGGGTTTTGACACGATCATGCCGGTATTTACAATTATTCAAGAATCGTCCGCACTCGGGTGCAAAATTCAGTGGGAGCAAAAAGACAACTGGCCCACAGTGCAAATGAGAGAACCGATCTGGCACAAGGCCGATGATATTGAAATCCCATCGAACTTATTGACCCATCCCGATACAAAATGCGTACTGGACGCGATTGGCATATTGCGAAAAGAATACGGCGATGAAGTGGCGATTATCGGCAAAACAATGGGACCCTGGTCCCTGGCGTATCACTGCTTTGGCGTAGAGGACTTTTTGCTCCTATCACTGGACGACCCGGATCACACGCGGCAAATTCTGGACAAATTAAAAGAAGTAACCGTCGCATTTGGTGTAGCGCAAATTGAAGCGGGCGCCGATGCCTTGACCCTGCCCGATCACGCAACGGGAGACCTGGTCAGCGGCGATTATTACGACCGGTATTTGCGCGAATTGCACATCGAGTTTGCCGACCGCATACCCATTCCGCTAATTTTGCATATATGCGGACGCACCGTTGATCGGATGGAATACATCGCGCAAACGGGCATGGCGGCATTCCACTACGACTCCAAAAACGATCCAAATGAATCTATTGATATCATGAAAGAGCAGATCGCGCTGGTGGGCAATATCAACAATCCGGAAACGCTATTTTCAAAAGAGCCGGAGACCGTAAGAGAAGAAGTGTATAAAAACCTGGACGCCGGTGTGAACCTGATCGGGCCTGAATGTGCGATTCCATTGCAAACATCAATCGAAAATCTGAAAGAAATCCCAAAAGCAGTCGTGGATTGGCATGCGGAGGCAGAGAGCGTTAATGGCTGA